From the genome of Glycine soja cultivar W05 chromosome 14, ASM419377v2, whole genome shotgun sequence:
CACAACAACGGCAGGTTTTGCGCAGTTGCGGTTTTTACTGTGTTGGTGTTGTCATAATTGAGACACTGACAGCAAGGTTCACTTCTCAGTATCTCAGCAAATGGAAAGGGTGGGGCTGATATGGTGCAATGGGTGGAAACTACAATATCTGAGGTAAGGGAATTAGAAGTCGTTGATCCTAACATTGCAGGCTCTAGGAATTGGCTCGATGAGATGGACCAACTCCTCCACATTGGTGCTGCTTGCACAGAAAGCAACCCTCACCAGTGGTTACACATGGTGGAAGCCGTTAGAAGGATAATGGAGATTAAATTTGAGTGTGGTCAACAATCAACAAGCCTTGCAGATAGGTGAACTATGGGCTAGAGTAGTGCAATCCAAGTATGGAGGCTGGCAGGGTATGTTGGAAGCAGATAGAGCAGGTTGGGAATCAGTTTGGTGGAGAGACTTAAAGAAAGGCTTTTCTGAACATTTGAATCACTGGTGCAGTAGTATTAGACAAGCTTTTCTGTACTAGTAGAGGATACAATTCTGGCTACTAGTTTTGTACTTTTCTTAGGTTTCTATAGAGTGGTTCCCTCTCAGACTAGTTTTGTCTGATTGTGGAACCATTACCATGGTTACCTCTCTTTTGTAtctcagtacctctggtactctttctttatatataatatattatctttgCTGATCTTAGGACTTTCAATTCAGCTTGCTGGGAAAATGGCGTTGGGATTTATTTCACAAGCAGTAGGAGCATTGGGCAAAAATACTAATATCAAAATATGGGGGCTGGAGGGCATTGGAGGAAGGCATGACAGGAAGACTGCAATCAACTTGGTGGAATGATCTGATATCAATTCAGCAGCAACAACAGATTCAATTAATCAAAAGGGAAACAAAATGGAAGGTGGGGAGTAAGGAGAAATTCAGATTTTAGGAAGACCCTTGGACACAAAATGCTACTCCATTAAGGGAGAAATACCCCAGGCTGTATCAGAACTCATGCCAACAAAAGGAAAGCATCATAAATATGGGGAATAATACCTGCAGTGGTTGGGAATGGAAGCTAGGTTGGAGGAGGCCCCTATTTGACTGCGAAATACAAATGGCGGACAACTTCCTTGAGGAACTATCACAGCAATAGATTCAGCCCCGTAGGGAGGATAAATGGATTTGGAAGCGTGACCAAGGTGGATACTACACAACAAAAAGTGGATATGACTTGATTTGGGGAGAACAAATGGGAGCATATCAGAGTTCAGATTTTGTGGATCTATGGAAGCTCAAAATCCCTGCCAAATCACTGGTGTTTGCATGGAGACTAATTAGGGATAGACTCCCGACAAAGATGAATCTTAGCAGGCGCCAAGTGATGGTCAACGATCTGATGTGTCCATTCTGTGGAGGTGTCATGGAGGAGGCTGCCCATTTACTCTTCAGCTGTAGCAAAATCCTGCCTCTATTGTGGGAGTCTCTATCTTAGGCCAACCTAGTAACAGCACTACCACAGAATCGAAGGGATCATTATTTACAACATGTACTCGGGTTTGTGGAAGGAAAGAAACAAGCAAGATGGCGCTGTTGCTGGATAGCTATGACATCCACAATTTGGAAGCATAGAAATTGAATAGTATTCCATAATGACACGTTTGTTGGAAGTAAATTGATAGAAGATGCAGTCCTACTACTGTGGACGTGGATTAAAGTCATGGAGAAGGACTTTGCAATTCACATTAATCAATGGTCCTCTAACATCAAGGAAGCGTTTAGTAACTAGGTGGGAGGGGCTTTGAATTCATGTAACTTAAATAGCAGGGTTCCTACAAGACTAACTGTAGTTCTGCCCTTGGCTGGGGTAGCTCGGCTATGGTTCCAATCCAGACTCCATTTTAGTCTGTTGTGGAACCACTGCACTGGGCAATCCAGTATTTTGtaatttagtacctctggtactctatCAATATATATTACCTATTTTtcctgagcaaaaaaaaaattctttgctgataaaaaaaattaaaaaaaaacaaaaataagtacaCTGCCCCTAAAATACCAACAATATACTCACTACTGTTCAACTTgccataatttatataaaaaacaatataatcctcatacaaatacaatcatgcaagcatatttcaaaacttaaaatagGAATAAACAACTCTGAACAAATTAACTTAGGTACAGTTGGcaaatttgttttcactaatattAATAGGTCATCACCACTGCAGtagaatttaagttaaatttagaTAAGTACCTTATGAAGAGGCCAGCTACCTTGTCACACCTAATAAGTCAGAATTGAAGAAATTTCTGCATGTATAATTgaacaaatttgttatcaaacttgtgtgtgtgtgtgtgtgtgtgtgtgtgtttgtatgatgtgtgtgtgtgtgtgtgtgtgtgtgtgtgtgtgtgtgtgtgtgtgtgtgtgtgtgtgcgtgtcaTGAGTGTGTGTGTCTCTGTGTGCAATGTTTCTAATTTAAAGTTCTAAGCTGTTTATTTTGTCTcaggatgatgatgataattaaTTCTCCATATATCAAAATCTTGTTGTCATTAGCTCATTGTATGCTTGGGAATCCTAATGTTGATGTATTAGTCAGAAACTATTGCCAAGTTGCAGCTCTGTGCACTCATTGTCATtagattttgataatttatatcACTTGTAAAGCATGACAGCAAGTTTTCTTTTGGATTGAATTtcctttaatttctatattagtAACACTGCAggtgaagtaaaaaaaagtaatcaattaccaggacAGAAGAATTTATCAGCCAATTTCTCAAAGGGGGTCCTGTCATTGTAAATATACCTGCATCATTATCAACACAAGCATAagattgttgtgtgttttttttatcagccaaaaatataatatattcattaataaGTACTAGAGGTACTAAATTGTTACATATTTGTATAAGTACGAATCATAGTTGATTCTCTAACAAGCCATGATATTATACAAGCtgaaagaaatttaagttaaatttagaTAAGTACCTTATGAAGAGGCCAGCTACCTTGTCACACCTAATAAGTCAGAATTGAAGAAATTTCTGCATGTATAATTgaacaaatttgttatcaaacttgtgtgtgtgtgtgtgtgtgtgtgtgtgtttgtatgatgtgtgtgtgtgtgtgtgtgtgtgtgtgtgtgtgtgtgtgtgtgcgtgtcaTGAGTGTGTGTGTCTCTGTGTGCAATGTTTCTAATTTAAAGTTCTAAGCTGTTTATTTTGTCTcaggatgatgatgataattaaTTCTCCATATATCAAAATCTTGTTGTCATTAGCTCATTGTATGCTTGGGAATCCTAATGTTGATGTATTAGTCAGAAACTATTGCCAAGTTGCAGCTCTGTGCACTCATTGTCATtagattttgataatttatatcACTTGTAAAGCATGACAGCAAGTTTTCTTTTGGATTGAATTtcctttaatttctatattagtAACACTGCAggtgaagtaaaaaaaagtaatcaattaccaggacAGAAGAATTTATCAGCCAATTTCTCAAAGGGGGTCCTGTCATTGTAAATATACCTGCATCATTATCAACACAAGCATAagattgttgtgtgttttttttatcagccaaaaatataatatattcattaataaGTACTAGAGGTACTAAATTGTTACATATTTGTATAAGTACGAATCATAGTTGATTCTCTAACAAGCCATGATATTATACAAGCTGAAAGAAAACTACATAGGATAATAGTGCAGAGCTGTATCCTATTTCCCTATGTTGGTGTCCGAAGAAAACAATCTTTGATATTTGAagaccattgattaaaatgagATGTGGAATTCTTTTCTAAGTTTCTGAGCCATGTCCATAGCAAAAACACTGCTTCGTCCATTATATTATGAGCATTGAAAACAGCATTGGAGAAGATGATGCTATTTCTATGCTTCCAAATTGTATAAGTCAGTGCTAAGCACCACGACTTCATACATGAATCATCTAATGAACAAGTCCATAGACTTCATACATGAATCATCTAATGATAAAGGGTGAGACAAAACATGAAAGGAATCCTGCAATCACGACAGATATAGGCTTGCTTGCAGGCCACACGCATGGAAACGAATCCCTTGCTGGATTATCCTGTCCTAAGGCTATTCCATTCTCACACACAAAATATGGAGCATGCATCTCTGAGTGTTTAGAGTTTTAATTGTTGAAGTTGTGTATAGTATTTATGTTCCTGCAAGGACAGACTTACTAATTTGCCTTAGACTTCTCCATCATACGTTTGTTTTAAGATTTGATCTTTGCATATAAACTTCTAGGTCCAGCTGCATTTTGTCCAAGGGCACATGTGGCTACTACTTAGACTTCGTCAATTGAGAAGGGTCGACCTGTGTTACGAGGATTATTAGCTATAGGTTGGGAAACTCGTGATTCTGTAAACGTGGAATCGGCTTGTGTCTGATTCCTACGTGGAAAGCCCTTTCCACTcttggtttcattttttttatcttattaggACAAGAATCTGTCTCTAAAACATACTCACACAAGCCCTTGGTGTCACTTTGGACATTCCAAGCTCCAACCTTAGATTCTTTCTTGTCAGAGGAAGCCCTTATATAACTGCTTCTGATTCCAAGTATGTCGAAACTCTTGACAAGTTCAGTTCTTTTTACCCTGTGTCTGCTGATGCAGCACTCAAGAAACCATTCAGTGTTGAGTAAAAATGGCAAAAGAAACGTTCTGGGGACTTGCTCATGCTGGCTCACCCTCTTCATGCTAAGCTTCTGTCATATGATCATGATGTTGTTGTGCTGAATGATTTTAAGTATAGAAACATTGATGGTGACCTTGTTGGTGTTGTTGGAGATTCATGGGTGTTGGAAACCAATCCTATTCCTGTGACATGGAATTCTAACAAAGGTGTGGAGAAAGAGTCTTATGGCGGGATTGTCATGGCACTTTTTAAGGATGTTCAAGCGCTGAATTCTTCAACAATAGGAACAAATTCATCTTATTTCTATGAGAAGCAGGTTGGAAAGGCTGCGAGGttggcatttttttttatcagcaaaaatataatatatgtatattaatctgagtaccagaggtactaatgATACAAATTAGGACAACAAACATAAGGTTCCAGTTCAGACTTGATGTAGTCTTCATCGGAACCAATGTCTGGGTACAAAAGAAGCCTATCGTGTATGTGTGACCTACATTTCTTTCCTCAGCTAATACAGAAAACCTGATCTAAGATTACTGGACCAGTGATTGAAGTTTGTGTCAAAGTCGTTCGCAAAGCTTCTAAGAAATTTCTCAAAGCTTCTCAAACCTGATAGCGGAAGAAGTGTCTTAAAACAGTGGAGCAAAGAGTATGGGAATATTAGTGTTAAGAGGATTCAGAATATTTAGCAGAAGCTAAATGAAGTGGAAGATTTAGCCTCTAATAGAATTCTGTCCAAGGATGAGCTTAAGGCTAAGAAATCCTTACAGCAAGATCTGTGGGATGCTTCAAATGCCTATGAATCTCTATTGAGGTAGAAATCTACAGCCAAGTGGTTAAAAGAAGGTGATTGCAACACAACTTATTTCCACAAAGTAATAAATTTCAGAAGAAATTACCATGCTCTCCGAGGAATTCTCATTGATGGTGTGTGGGTTCAGCAACCTAATGTAGTGAAGAACGAAGCTGTTAATTTCTTCCTCAAGAGATTCACTGAACAACATTTTTCCAAAACCATGGATACTTGCAAGAAGTCCcctttgaatccatggaagaaAGGGCCAACAAGGGGGAAGGCGGGCCCTAGAACGCCTCCTGCGAGTACCGAGGTGTTCGGCAGCGAACTTGGGGCAAATGGGTTGCTGAGATAAGAGAGCCAAAGAAGAGAACCAGGCTCTGCCTTGGTTCTTTTGCCACAGCTGAAGAAGCTGCCATGGCTTATGATGAGGCTGCAAGGAGACTCTATGGTCCAGATGCATACCTTAATCTCCCCCACCTGCAACCCATGTCCACTTCAACTATCATGTCAGGAAAGTTCAAATGGTTCCCTTCCAAGAACTTCATTTCAATGTTTCCTTCCTGTGGATTACTCAATGTAAAGCTCAACCTAGTGTTCATTTAATCCATCAGAGGCTACAAGAGCTTAAGCGAAATTCAGTTATGAGTCAATCCTCATCTAGTTCATCCAATGATCCAAAGGCAGAAATTCAGAATGTAGACAGCAAAAATCACGGAGAAGATGAAAATCCTCCAAAAGATGTTCAAACATCATTAGAGGAGGTGCTTGGAGATCTTCAGGAGAAACCCCAGATAGACCTCCATGAGTTTCTTCAACAGATGGGAATACTTAAAGAAGAAAGACAGTCAAAAAGAACTGATAGCTCAGGAAGTTCAACAGTGTGTGAAGCTGTGTTGACAGATGATTGTGATAATTTGGGAGTGTTTTCTGACAAGAGTGTAAACTGGGAGGCATTGATTGAGATGGATGGACTTGCAGGTATTCAGGAATCATAAGTCACTCAGCTTGAAGCATATGAGCCAAATGATGATCTAACTTTCTCAACTTCCATTTGGAACTTTTAAGAAACTTAGCATATAAGCCTAAGCAATAGATCACAAGGTTTTGGTTATCCAACTACTCTAGTCCTGTATATGTCTGCAGCATTTCAATCTGTCGGCAACACTGTAAGAGTAAGAAAGTAGCTAGAATAGAAGACTACTAGTGAGAAAGGAGCTTATTTCAGTAGTTGTGACAGCAAATGGAGAAAATAATATCAGTCTGCGTATTATTAGCAATTTAGGGAATTGTTAACTTTTAGCTTTCTTCTGTTACCTCCTCCTTATGCTTTGTTATCATAGGGGTGTCAAAATGGCTCAAACGCAATAGATTGACTCGATTAACCCAATATAAAATACAAGttggactaaaaaaatttaagctcaAAAAGGGTAATATCTTAGTAAACTATATTACTTTTACACACAGTGACCATGGCAGTGACAATGAAAAAGAGAGAACACCCACTGAAACAGAGACAATGGCAGTGACAATGGCAGTGAAAATGAGTAAACTATACTACAAATCAACAATAGACCAAGCTTACCTCGAACCCAAATAGTGACAATGGTAGTGAGATCTAACAAAATGGCACGAAACTTGAAGCTTTCCTCGTACCTCAATCAGCAATACTGCAACTGAAgacgtattattattattattatcatcaataaaacaTGAACACCCACGGAAACTTAGCATACACGAAGTTGACCTACGTACCTCGCAGAGAAAGCTTTGAGCTTTGAGCACCCACGAAACTTTCAGCACCCTAGTACCAACAGTGTATGTAGGGTTCTCTTCGAGCCACACTTTGAAGACCAGTGTAGGGGGTTTTGTGGGTTCGAGCGAGGGGTTTCCGACACTATTGAAAACAATGTGAGACAATGTGGGTGTCGAGGGAGCGGTTTTCGACAGATTTCAGGCGGGAGGAAAAAGAGAAGAGCGATTTCAGGAAGGAGGAGGGCAAGGTTTTTGAGCGCGCGGGTTGTGAAATGTCAAgttttaacttataaacataacaacatcggttttttaagaataaccgatgttaactgaatgtagttaacatcggttttggcaaaaccgatgttaacatcaaatagattacatcagttttttaaaaaaaccgatgttaatggagCGATGTTGAAAGCCTTTTTTTAATAGTGTATTAATTGTTTTAGTTTCTATTATCAACTAGTGATGTGACCGTCAAATTAGGAGACATGTAACTTATCATGTGATCAATAAGTCTAATATAACAATCACAagtaaattttttgataaattatatttttaacttctcatcaactaattaatttgacaccATCAATAATTAGTCTGACAAGATTAAAGATCAAATGCACAGTTCAATAATAAGAATTACAATAAGTGTCAATAAGTGTCATGTAAAActtaaagatatatatatatatatatatatatatatatatatatatatatatatatatatatatatatatatatatatatatatttaaaaaaaaaaacaaatatcattGATAAGGAGGATATGGATACAAGGGGTACCCATCCTAATAtgaccaaaaaaaaacaaacagtcCGTCCACTGATTTGTAAACTgttgaaaaataattgaaatttttaattttaaatctgtggtattttgtttagattttttaaaaattattatcttatattttacaATATCTTCTTTCGTTTTATATATACATCTctacacaaaagaaaaaatatcatcataaaCAACTTGTATCCTTTTTCTCAACTATCTACCAAAACTTCCCAAAAGCTAATGAAAAACACTGCTAAAAGTATACCCAAAACCCCCAACAGAAAAAGCCTCTCGTGTCCATCGATATAGTATTTTTGAGAAATTAGTAAGTCAGTCATGTGTGTTTATCACACATGTTTGATTCCTGCCTTGAGCGCTTGTACTAACAAAAAGGACCCTTACCTTTTGCTTTACTTCTACTAGAAAACAAGAATATAATATCGAGCATGAATACAATAGAAAGAATCTAACAACAAAAGGATCCTAGCATGAACAAGATAAGTGCAAATTAGTCTAAGGTATGaggaattataattaaaaaataaaagttgtgcaaatataattaaaaaatagtttcattattcaatttctgtaatataaaaataataggatacCATATACTGTGTacatttctattattatttatgcACATGTATCTCTAAAATATACTTTGAAATAAAGGAAAggagataaatttttattatctcatttcaattttcaaataaacattttcttgaataaaataatatacggGTACATTGACAACATTAttcaaaactaattaaaagCATCATGTGTGGTTGATTTGATTTTTGCGGTGAAGTCACAGAGGGATCCGTACCGTATGCTTTACTTGTAATATCCAAAAAAGGATCTAATATGGGGCATATATAATGTGCAAAACAACAGAATGGATCCAAGGTTTGTTTTCACACCGAAATCCTAGACACCATATAATGACCTTCTCAGCAATTCTCTCTATTTCGTACACGCCCCAAAGTAGCATTTTTTGTACCCAAAAATCAAATCCATTATCCCTAAAGACCTTATTATTCCCACCCCAAGTTGGGAAGAAACTTGTCCACCAACCTCTAAGGTACAAAGGGTTTTCTCCCAAGGGGGATGTTGGCAAAATCAAGGCATCAATTAAGTGGGAAAAGGGCTACAAGAAAGTTGAGATCTCCAGTAAGGAGCATCTTGCTGTATCATTGGCTTATGATGTTGCTCAGCTCTCTAACAAATTCACAAGAGAGAGAGGTGCTTTCACTGTCGTTTTGTCCGGTGGGTCACTCATCAAGTACCTCAGGTGAGTATTATCTTAATTCTTGTGTCGGGGCCGtgtcattttttatgaaaagtaataaaataatataaattattagaatcaagatttaaaaattataaattaatataaatatctaaattagaagttttataagataaaaattaataataatttatatttatgtgaAATCTATAAATAtgagttttgttttttaattaaatcaaaaaattaaaaaatgttggtTCAAACAAATTCTTTTAACTAGTGTTTGACAGATTTGATTAATTCTCACTGGTTTTGGATGTTCTCAAATTTTGGAATCAACAGATGTTATTAAACCAGTTTTTCGGTGAATTGATTAGTGGATCGAAATCTAGTTGAACCGATTACTAGATCAATTCTCAGTTGGACTAGTTGAATCGATGAGTCCAATTCAGTTATGTATACAACAACTAATTTTATCCACATGATTATGACTTACAAATCTAAATTGCCACCTCATTTCTAGATAATTTCTAACATGTAACATGAACAGAGTTTCATCATGTTTCTTATGCTGGGATTTCAGGAAATTGCTTGAACCTCCGTATATTGATTCCATAGAGTGGTCAAAATGGCATGTTTTCTGGGTGGATGAGAGAGTTGTGCCAAAGGATAACTTAGACAGTAATTACAAGCTCGCCTATGACGGATTTCTCTCTAAGGTATTATTTGACTTGGACTTTCATATGCATGTCATAGATGTTTGTTTAGCTTGAAGAAGAATTTTTTAGTACTGTTTAATCAAAATTgactattttgattaattacGTTGCTCAATTTTCACCTAATATATGATTTAACTTTTTGTCACTCTGTTTTAATACTATAACATTACTTCCttgatataaagaaaataagttatccactaattatataaaataattttatattatcattaaattataaattatatattatatatgataaatttattgatttttataataattatcctataatttattctaatcatatttttttattgattgatcaTGTAAAATTACTTCATATTACCAATAATcattaaattcattattttatatataatttctaaaacaattattatacaatttgatctttaattatatgacaattaagaattaaattatagtttaaaaaacttttaaactaTCAGTATATAccaatcaaattcaataaaaaaaaacgtgaAATTAAGATAGTAACTTGACATATTTGGTCAAGCAATTAAAAACTTACtttttcattgttcttttgcAAGGTGACAATTCCTCCGGTAAATGTTTATGCCATTGATGATGCCCTAGCAGCAGATGGAGCAGCTGATGTTTATGAGACAACTCTCAAACGGTTGGTCAAGAGTAATGTGATAGATACATCAACTAGGGGATTTCCCAAGTTTGATCTCATGTTATTGGGTATGGGCCCAGATGGGCATGTAGCTTCTTTATTCCCTGGGCACCCCCTTCTGAAGGAGGATAAAAAATGGGTTACATTCATAAGGGACTCACCAAAGCCACCACCAGAGAGAATCACTTTTACCATTCCGGTAATCAATTCATCTTCAAACATAGCAATGGTGGTGACAGGGGAGGGTAAAGCAAACGCTGTTAACTCTGCACTAGAGGACCATGAGAAGACTGATAAATTGCCTGTTGAACTGGTTTCACCTGAAGGGGAGTGGAAATGGTACCTAGACGTTGGTGCTGCTTCAAAGCTGTTTAAGGAATAGATGCATGTGATATGTGGGtgctgcaattttttttaccaatttggCGGGGCCTCTTGATCTTTAGAAAAgtaaatagatattttattgtaaaatgctAATGTGGGTAttacttattaaatatttatcagtCTATTTGATggtatttgttttatgtttttctctGTATTGAAATTAGAGATAAAATTTCACTAATACAAGAGCAAATATATGCACATTTGAATACATGATACATTATAGTATTGAAACTACTAAAAAGCATCAAGacattaaaaattagttttaaaattcaaGAGAAAGGAGAAAACTTCTATTAATTCAGCTAAATTTCAAGGAGTCAAAccataattctttaaaaaaaaaaaaaaaaagaacagcaAATAGGTTACAAAGCCTTAGCTTTCCTCACCCGATGTAAAACATGAGGAAGAAAAGCACAATCTAAAAGAAGCTAAAAAATTTGTAAGAGAATTCCAAAAGAATAtaagaatagaaataaaaacttgtaaaaaaactataaaattacataaaatgagaaaaaggagAATTCTACCTATTCTTCTTTCTCACGTAAGTAATTGAGAAAAATGATAACAACATTAACTCCaacttaaaattaatctttaacttatagaaaaaaatatgataagttttaattttatctagTATAGTAGGAGATaggattaaaatttatcatatttaatattggATGCACACCATCATAAGATAAATATAAGAGTAGGATAAACTTTAAtcctatttaatattttatacgcACGAAATGACAaattagataataaaatatattataaatttgtgttcaaatgataaaaatattgtttcattcaaattacataaaattaaattataaaaaattatgttttataaaattataattatcattcaaatatttttaagtaatacttttatttgaataaaaactcattttaaatattttaattaatagtataatttatgtttatgggtaaaaattagaataagttatgtatttcttttctaaacttttttatatttacgatTTTGACCCTGAACAGTTTGATGATTGGTGGAAGTtctccaacatttttttttatcatgggtTTTAGTCCTTTCGATTTATTTTACAGTTAACAtaacacttttttattattattttattatcatatgttttttccattaaaaatcACCAGACATTAAacaatacaaaagaaaattagaaaaaatggatttaaattaaaaaaacccaATAACCAGTACTGaaccaaacaataaattaatcaaCTCAATCGAGAGGATCGATGACCATGTACTACAAGTCCACCGTGAATCAATAGAAAATTTGCACGGGGTGGCTACTCAATATCTAACTTGCTGTCTTGACTATCTTCAAttacattttacatttttcagcaTTTCATAAGCATAAAACTGGATGGCACTCTCTGGAGCTACCTTGACAACCGACAATCCGTTACCTCAAATTCACGAA
Proteins encoded in this window:
- the LOC114384334 gene encoding probable 6-phosphogluconolactonase 4, chloroplastic → MTFSAILSISYTPQSSIFCTQKSNPLSLKTLLFPPQVGKKLVHQPLRYKGFSPKGDVGKIKASIKWEKGYKKVEISSKEHLAVSLAYDVAQLSNKFTRERGAFTVVLSGGSLIKYLRKLLEPPYIDSIEWSKWHVFWVDERVVPKDNLDSNYKLAYDGFLSKVTIPPVNVYAIDDALAADGAADVYETTLKRLVKSNVIDTSTRGFPKFDLMLLGMGPDGHVASLFPGHPLLKEDKKWVTFIRDSPKPPPERITFTIPVINSSSNIAMVVTGEGKANAVNSALEDHEKTDKLPVELVSPEGEWKWYLDVGAASKLFKE